The proteins below are encoded in one region of Drosophila santomea strain STO CAGO 1482 chromosome 3R, Prin_Dsan_1.1, whole genome shotgun sequence:
- the LOC120453383 gene encoding putative tyrosine-protein kinase Wsck: protein MECGSRSGHRPIPIWLSSCLVAMCLGLPRGAAVPQETPAYYYVGCYTARTDLLHESVYAKTPQTCIEICEHQGHHYAVLASEKCFCANVLEPQEQQDEQLCNTRCLANKAQYCGGVGVHSYYSTILTKQPGPHHLRISNKTENSLTLNWDAYEARKLLLAGGAEAVLPNQLLDNFLIRAQVLKTYSSLPAFPQPEFMVQSTETQFELTDLHPATLYNVSVRAMCKDAQAGQSECGQASIEATTEVGLPSPVPAQPKILSRTDRTVTIELSPIRNDNGPLSKVLVIVEYVDNALSQPFDAQLLGSWQQAQQDGVPYYIAAELDYDRPEDNRTRRFVVGDGKRYGRFINKPLDQPDAHVHISLGLVSTLEGVTKTLYSRGTHDQHVTSLDDFSYATFDKGQSSVVALAVTCVIFGTCLLLSLIAYFYLRYKTCRGRRLTGGNAHEMTLQTPIIERENNGYLVEDDPLPHSPENFKQQLQQLVEGFERIPRNALRLNVNDVIGDGRFGEIITGKVSTNDFARDCTLHVLCLDDLNGTTQAQLLRELRQLSQLKRQEHLLDFYGVSASPDWFYLIFEQQRMSLKRKLVESRLMAPSQRLTSLSEQLVLQWIYELASAMTYLSGCQVVHRQLCSHSVFVTSEFKLKLSVFGPLPYMNIARQQADHSRWLAPEVLRYQHHHSTRSDVWSLACVAWECCALGGTPYANAVASNQQLLEAIRAAVRPAQPAYVYGDLYQLLLNCWQLEPSERSSCEDVAFGIRQLMTSPRHALSFDRVTGGLDTLPPYLPQLEAIATMG from the exons ATGGAATGCGGTTCACGTAGCGGACACCGCCCAATTCCGATTTGGCTTTCCAGCTGCCTCGTGGCCATGTGCTTGGGCCTTCCACGAGGAGCAGCCGTCCCCCAGGAAACACCTGCCTACTACTATGTCGGCTGCTACACGGCTCGAACGGATCTGCTCCATGAATCCGTCTACGCCAAGACCCCGCAGACCTGCATCGAGATCTGCGAGCATCAGGGTCACCACTATGCCGTGCTGGCCTCCGAGAAGTGCTTCTGTGCCAATGTCCTGGAgccgcaggagcagcaggatgaACAGCTCTGCAACACCCGCTGCCTGGCCAACAAGGCGCAGTATTGCGGCGGAGTCGGTGTGCACTCGTACTACTCCACCATACTGACCAAACAACCGGGTCCGCATCATCTGAGGATTTCGAACAAGACCGAGAACAGCCTGACCCTCAACTGGGATGCCTACGAGGCGAGGAAACTGCTCCTGGCCGGCGGCGCAGAGGCAGTGCTTCCCAACCAACTGCTGGACAACTTCCTGATCAGAGCTCAGGTCCTAAAGACCTACTCCTCGCTGCCCGCCTTCCCGCAGCCCGAGTTCATGGTCCAGAGCACGGAAACGCAGTTTGAACTCACGGACTTGCATCCCGCCACGCTGTACAACGTATCTGTTAGGGCCATGTGCAAAGATGCCCAAGCAGGTCAATCTGAATGCGGCCAGGCCTCCATAGAAGCCACCACAGAG GTGGGCCTTCCGAGTCCCGTGCCAGCCCAGCCGAAAATCCTCAGCCGCACCGACCGCACAGTCACCATCGAGTTGTCGCCCATTCGGAATGACAATGGACCGCTGAGCAAAGTCCTCGTCATTGTGGAATACGTGGACAATGCCCTGAGTCAGCCATTCGATGCCCAGCTCCTGGGCAGCTGGCAGCAGGCTCAACAGGATGGAGTGCCCTACTACATAGCCGCCGAATTGGATTACGATAGACCGGAGGATAACCGCACCCGGCGCTTTGTGGTGGGCGATGGCAAGCGATATGGACGATTTATCAATAAGCCGTTGGATCAGCCAGATGCGCATGTCCACATCAGTCTCGGATTG GTGAGCACACTGGAGGGCGTCACCAAGACACTGTACAGTCGTGGAACTCACGACCAGCATGTCACATCCTTAGACGACTTTAGTTACGCCACCTTCGATAAGGGCCAATCCTCAGTGGTGGCACTGGCCGTCACGTGTGTCATCTTCGGCACCTGCCTCCTGCTCAGTCTGATTGCCTACTTCTATCTGCGCTACAAGACCTGCCGAGGACGACGATTGACTGGCGGCAATGCCCACGAGATGACGCTGCAAACGCCAATAATCGAGCGGGAAAACAACGGATACCTGGTGGAGGACGATCCACTGCCGCACTCGCCGGAGAACTTCaagcagcagttgcaacagtTGGTGGAGGGATTCGAACGGATACCAAGGAATGCACTGCGGCTAAATGTGAACGATGTGATCGGAGACGGGCGCTTTGGCGAGATTATAACCGGAAAGGTCTCAACCAACGATTTTGCCAGAGATTGCACCCTGCACGTGCTTTGCCTGGACGACTTGAATGGCACCACTCAGGCACAGTTGCTGCGAGAGTTGCGTCAGTTGTCTCAATTGAAGCGGCAGGAGCATTTGCTGGATTTCTATGGAGTCTCAGCGAGTCCGGATTGGTTCTACCTAATCTTCGAGCAGCAGCGCATGAGTCTAAAGCGAAAATTGGTGGAGAGTCGCCTGATGGCACCGTCGCAACGCCTCACTTCCCTCTCCGAGCAGCTGGTGCTGCAGTGGATCTACGAGCTGGCCAGCGCCATGACCTATCTATCCGGCTGCCAAGTGGTGCATCGCCAGCTCTGCTCGCACAGCGTCTTCGTGACCAGCGAGTTCAAGCTGAAGCTGAGCGTCTTTGGACCGCTGCCGTATATGAACATTGCTCGCCAGCAGGCAGACCACAGCAGATGGTTGGCTCCGGAGGTGCTGCGATACCAGCATCACCATTCCACGCGATCCGACGTCTGGTCGCTGGCCTGCGTGGCGTGGGAATGCTGTGCCCTGGGTGGTACGCCCTATGCCAATGCAGTGGCTAGTAACCAACAGCTGCTAGAGGCCATTCGGGCTGCAGTGCGTCCGGCGCAGCCAGCCTACGTCTACGGGGATCTCTACCAGCTGCTGCTGAACTGCTGGCAGCTGGAGCCGAGCGAGCGGAGCAGCTGTGAGGACGTGGCCTTCGGAATACGTCAGCTGATGACCTCACCGCGGCATGCCCTCAGCTTTGATCGAGTGACCGGCGGACTAGACACCCTGCCTCCGTACCTGCCGCAGCTGGAAGCGATTGCGACGATGGGCTGA
- the LOC120453387 gene encoding syntaxin-18: protein MDITQSFKASVMTVRLQRKAELAGKAKPATAPTKTGPTGPKDDFAKQAKEVCNKITSLRNVLIENRTAYMRIGQHLKSAAHMTDAQRDLIDRESEKFVTFYTQHLAKMRSDWKSAKRKPQERQHIDAVLDLLVSYLHSVEQIYLDQKKYRVQHELETYKLLKLAADKKKIPVRPAGSNSGKLGRRQVSNDDSDATQSSPQANGNHDESADNDWNNDGWGDWDEDEDGVEVDDHDGQEEKEANQANQHKPRTRKRSKPNRSALNDSSAKVALDEELQKQQEADDDDPLSAEDMQLFEAENVHIYNFLQGVSEEVEQIEKNVVDIAQLQDIFTEKVAMQQHNIDRIVSAVVGSTENVKDANEQIRQATQRNAGLRVWSLFFLLVMSFSLLFLDWYYD, encoded by the exons ATGGACATCACGCAGAGCTTCAAGGCCAGTGTAATGACGGTGCGCCTGCAGCGCAAGGCCGAGTTGGCCGGCAAGGCGAAACCGGCCACAGCGCCCACAAAAACTGGACCAACTGGCCCAAAGGATGACTTCGCCAAGCAGGCGAAGGAGGTGTGCAACAAGATCACTTCGCTGCGCAATGTGCTGATCGAGAACCGCACCGCCTACATGCGCATTGGCCAGCACCTGAAGTCCGCCGCGCACATGACCGACGCCCAGCGGGATCTGATTGATCGCGAGTCGGAGAAGTTCGTCACCTTCTACACGCAGCACCTGGCCAAAATGCGCAGCGATTGGAAGAGCGCCAAGCGGAAGCCGCAGGAGCGTCAGCACATCGATGCCGTGCTGGACCTGCTGGTCAGCTATTTGCACAGCGTGGAACAGATCTATCTGGATCAAAAGAAGTACCGGGTGCAGCACGAATTGGAGACGTATAAGCTGCTCAAGTTGGCGGCGGACAAAAAAAAGATACCAGTACGTCCGGCGGGCAGCAACAGTGGCAAGCTGGGTAGGCGCCAGGTCAGCAACGATGACAGCGATGCCACGCAGTCTTCTCCACAAGCAAATGGCAACCACGATGAATCCGCCGACAACGATTGGAATAACGACGGCTGGGGCGACTgggatgaggacgaggatggCGTCGAGGTGGACGACCACGATGGACAGGAGGAGAAGGAAGCCAACCAGGCCAATCAACACAAACCGCGTACGCGCAAACGAAGCAAACCCAACAGATCGGCTCTGAACGACTCATCCGCCAAGGTGGCGCTGGATGAGGAGCTCCAGAAGCAGCAGGAGGCCGACGATGACGATCCCCTAAGCGCCGAGGATATGCAGCTCTTCGAGGCGGAGAACGTGCACATCTACAACTTTCTGCAGGGCGTCTCCGAGGAGGTGGAGCAGATTGAAAAGAACGTGGTGGACATTGCCCAACTGCAGGATATTTTCACCGAAAAG GTCGCCATGCAACAGCACAATATCGACAGGATAGTTAGTGCCGTCGTGGGCTCCACGGAAAACGTCAAGGACGCCAACGAGCAAATCCGCCAAGCCACTCAGCGAAATGCAGGGCTACGCGTGTGGTCGCTGTTCTTCCTGCTGGTCATGTCGTTCTCCCTGCTCTTCTTGGACTGGTACTACGATTAA
- the LOC120453386 gene encoding atlastin, with protein sequence MGGSAVQVINASEEHTFVLNEDALSEVLMRDEVKDRFVCVVSVAGAFRKGKSFLLDFFLRYMYSKYVHHDATDWLGGESDPLEGFSWRGGSERDTTGILMWSDIFLHDYPNGDKIAIILLDTQGAFDSQSTVRDCATVFALSTMLSSVQIYNLSQNIQEDDLQHLQLFTEYGRLALADTGKKPFQRLQFLVRDWSFPYEAEYGALGGDKILKRRLEVSDKQHPELQSLRRHISSCFTEVACFLMPHPGLNVATNPKFDGRLQDITPEFKNSLRSLVPMLLAPDNLVYKEISGQRVRARDLIQYFQSYMNIYKGNELPEPKSMLVATAEANHLTAVAAAKELYGQLMEEVCGGTRPYLSTAHLQTEHLRVKDKALFQFAAKRKMGGEEFTEKFRKQLEDDLEEVFSNYQAHNESKNIFKAARTPAVYFACAVIMYILSGIFGLVGLYTFANFCNLVMGVALLTLALWAYIRYSGELSDFGGKLDDFATLMWEKFMRPIYHGCMEKGIQHVATHATEMAVGGGAASYRSQSSVNASNGKVKRS encoded by the exons ATGGGCGGATCGGCAGTGCAGGTGATCAACGCGTCCGAGGAGCACACATTTGTGCTCAACGAGGATGCGTTGAGTGAGGTCCTCATGCGGGATGAGGTCAAGGATCGCTTTGTCTGCGTCGTTTCCGTGGCGGGAGCATTCCGCAAAGGCAAGAGCTTCCTGCTGGACTTCTTTCTGCGCTACATGTATTCAAAG TATGTGCATCACGATGCGACAGACTGGCTGGGAGGCGAATCAGATCCGCTGGAGGGATTCTCCTGGCGCGGCGGCTCCGAACGCGACACCACCGGCATTCTCATGTGGTCCGACATATTCCTGCACGACTATCCCAACGGCGACAAGATTGCCATCATTCTGCTGGACACGCAGGGCGCCTTCGATAGCCAGAGCACCGTGCGCGATTGTGCCACCGTTTTCGCGTTGAGCACAATGCTGTCCTCGGTGCAGATATACAACCTGTCACAGAACATCCAGGAGGACGATCTGCAGCACCTGCAGCTCTTCACCGAGTATGGCCGCCTGGCGCTGGCCGACACCGGCAAAAAGCCGTTCCAGCGGCTGCAGTTCCTCGTCCGGGACTGGAGCTTTCCCTATGAGGCGGAGTACGGTGCACTGGGCGGTGATAAGATTCTGAAACGACGTCTGGAGGTGTCCGATAAACAGCACCCAGAACTACAGTCCCTGCGTCGCCACATTTCGTCCTGTTTCACGGAGGTGGCCTGCTTCCTGATGCCCCATCCAGGCCTCAATGTGGCCACCAATCCCAAATTTGACGGTCGGCTGCAGGACATCACGCCCGAGTTCAAGAACAGCCTGCGCTCCCTGGTGCCCATGCTGCTGGCACCGGACAATCTGGTCTACAAGGAGATCAGCGGACAACGGGTGCGCGCTCGCGATCTCATCCAGTACTTCCAATCGTACATGAACATCTACAAGGGCAACGAGCTGCCCGAGCCGAAGAGCATGCTGGTGGCCACCGCCGAGGCCAACCATTTGACCGCCGTGGCCGCCGCCAAGGAGCTGTACGGACAACTCATGGAGGAGGTATGCGGCGGAACGCGGCCGTACTTAAGCACCGCTCACCTGCAGACGGAGCACTTGCGGGTGAAGGACAAGGCACTGTTCCAGTTTGCGGCGAAGCGCAAGATGGGCGGCGAGGAGTTCACCGAGAAATTCCGCAAGCAACTGGAAGATGATCTCGAGGAGGTCTTCAGCAACTACCAAGCGCACAACGAGAGCAAGAACATCTTCAAAGCGGCACGAACCCCAGCGGTGTACTTCGCCTGCGCCGTCATCATGTACATCCTCAGCGGCATCTTCGGATTGGTGGGTCTCTACACCTTCGCCAACTTCTGCAATCTGGTCATGGGTGTGGCGCTGCTCACGCTGGCTCTGTGGGCCTACATCAG ATATAGCGGAGAGCTCAGTGACTTTGGCGGCAAGTTGGATGACTTTGCAACGCTAATGTGGGAGAAA TTCATGCGACCCATCTATCACGGCTGCATGGAGAAGGGCATCCAGCATGTGGCCACCCATGCGACCGAAATGGCTGTGGGCGGAGGCGCTGCCTCCTACCGCTCCCAATCCTCGGTGAATGCGTCCAATGGCAAGGTGAAGCGGTCATGA
- the LOC120453389 gene encoding metallothionein-3, with the protein MPCVGCGKDCKCTPEKCCEKCKCQNPGHCGCNPSSATSSGGCCKKGGDTAGGDAKPSCCGAKK; encoded by the exons ATGCCGTGTGTTGGTTGTGGAAAAG ATTGCAAGTGCACGCCGGAGAAATGCTGCGAGAAGTGCAAGTGCCAGAACCCCGGGCACTGCGGATGCAATCCCTCGAGTGCCACCTCATCGGGCGGATGTTGCAAGAAGGGTGGCGACACTGCGGGCGGCGACGCCAAGCCAAGTTGCTGTGGCGCCAAGAAATAG